One Trichoplusia ni isolate ovarian cell line Hi5 chromosome 6, tn1, whole genome shotgun sequence DNA segment encodes these proteins:
- the LOC113495361 gene encoding protein phosphatase PP2A 55 kDa regulatory subunit isoform X8: MATTTMVVSPLATQPSPKNKRRLFAEARQNSLQKLSIIFDHGNKNGNGGETTWCFSQVKGTLEDDVTEADLISCVEFNHDGELLATGDKGGRVVIFQRDPASKQCVPKKGEYNVYSTFQSHEPEFDYLKSLEIEEKINKIRWLKRKNQAHFLLSTNDKTIKLWKVSLVSERDKRVTGYNTREEGGRPRDPARVTQLRVPTVRPAELMVEASPRRIFANAHTYHINSISLNSDQETYLSADDLRINLWHLEITDQSFNIVDIKPANMEELTEVITAAEFHPTECNLFVYSSSKGTIRLCDMRAAALCDRHAKLFEEPEDPHARSFFSEIISSISDVKLSNSGRYMMSRDYLGLKVWDLRMETKPVETYPVHEYLRSKLCSLYENDCIFDKFECCWSGDDQRLMTGSYNGFFRIFERGLASRCGRGVSPPPPRGRRTRLA; encoded by the exons ATGGCGACCACCACGATGGTAGTATCACCACTAGCGACGCAGCCATCCCCGAAGAACAAAAGGCGGCTGTTCGCTGAAGCCAGGCAGAATAGCCTGCAGAAACTGAGCATCATATTCGACCATGGAAATAAGAACG GCAATGGTGGGGAGACGACATGGTGTTTCAGTCAGGTGAAAGGCACTCTAGAGGACGACGTGACAGAAGCTGACCTGATCTCCTGCGTGGAGTTCAACCACGATGGCGAGCTCTTGGCCACCGGGGATAAGGGTGGCAGGGTTGTCATATTTCAG AGAGATCCGGCATCCAAGCAATGTGTGCCGAAGAAGGGCGAGTACAACGTGTACTCCACATTCCAGTCACACGAACCAGAGTTTGATTATCTCAAGTCGTTGGAAATTGAGGAGAAAATCAACAAGATCCGGTGGCTGAAACGCAAGAACCAAGCGCACTTTCTGCTGTCTACGAACGACAAGACCATTAAATTGTGGAAGGTTAGTctt GTGTCGGAGCGGGACAAGCGCGTGACGGGCTACAACACGCGCGAGGAGGGGGGGCGGCCGCGAGACCCCGCGCGGGTCACGCAGCTGCGCGTGCCCACCGTGCGGCCCGCCGAGCTCATGGTCGAGGCCTCGCCCAG GAGGATATTCGCCAACGCTCACACGTACCACATAAACTCCATATCTCTAAACTCGGATCAAGAGACGTACTTGTCGGCGGACGACCTCCGCATCAACCTCTGGCACCTCGAGATCACCGATCAGAGCTTCAACATTGTGGACATCAAGCCCGCTAATATGGAGGAGCTTACTGAG GTGATTACGGCGGCGGAGTTTCATCCGACGGAATGCAATCTCTTTGTCTATTCTAGTAGTAAGG GCACGATAAGGTTGTGCGACATGCGGGCGGCGGCGCTGTGCGACCGCCACGCCAAGCTGTTCGAGGAGCCCGAGGACCCGCACGCGAGGTCCTTCTTCTCCGAGATCATCTCCTCCATCAGCGACGTCAAGCTCAGCAACTCCGGCAG ATACATGATGTCGCGCGACTACCTAGGTTTAAAAGTGTGGGACCTCCGCATGGAGACGAAGCCTGTGGAGACGTACCCCGTCCACGAGTACCTCCGCTCCAAGCTGTGCTCGCTGTACGAGAACGACTGCATCTTCGACAAGTTCGAGTGCTGCTGGAGCGGCGACGACCAGCGGCTCATGACTGGCTCCTATAATGGATTCTTTAG GATATTCGA GCGCGGCCTCGCCAGCCGCTGCGGGCGAGGCGTGTCGCCGCCACCGCCAAGAGGAAGAAG GACGAGATTAGCGTAG